The proteins below come from a single Triticum aestivum cultivar Chinese Spring chromosome 5D, IWGSC CS RefSeq v2.1, whole genome shotgun sequence genomic window:
- the LOC123119339 gene encoding auxin response factor 25 isoform X2 codes for MERKLSMSEMPQSLPENDGEQRCLNSELWHACAGPLVSLPAVGSRVIYFPQGHSEQVAASTNKEVDSQIPNYPNLPPQLICQLHNVTMHADAETDEVYAQMTLQPLSPEEQKEPFLPIELGAASKQPTNYFCKTLTASDTSTHGGFSVPRRSAEKVFPPLDFSLQPPCQELIAKDLHDNEWKFRHIFRGQPKRHLLTTGWSVFVSAKRLVAGDSVIFIWNDNNQLLLGIRHANRPQTIMPSSVLSSDSMHIGLLAAAAHAAATNSRFTIFYNPRASPSEFIIPLAKYVKSVYHTRVSVGMRFRMLFETEESSVRRYMGTITTISDLDSVRWPNSHWRSVKVGWDESTAGEKQPRVSLWEIEPLTTFPMYPTAFPLRLKRPWASGLPSMHDMFNGVKNDDFSRYSSLMWLGDGDRGAQSLNFQGVGASPWLQPKMDSPLLGLKPDTYQQMAAAALEEIRTGDPSKQSSALLQFQQTQNPNGGLNSVYANHVLQQMQYQAQQSSLQTVQHGHSQYSGNPGFLQSQFQQLHLHNPPAPSQQGHQVIQQSHQEMQQQLSSGCHRISDVDSSMPGSESASQSQSSFYQQNLLEGNNDPSLHLHNGFRNFSSQDSSNLVSLPRTDQLMAPEGWPSKRLAVEPLGHIESRSVQPKHENVNHQSNMSHFAGTLAPQSARDSSSVQAYGANVDNQFLSSSFAFQDGMAGARGGSSSGTVSMAIPLLRYSGEDLPPADTLATSSCIGESGTFNSLDNMCGVNPSQDGTFVKVYKSGSPGRSLDITKFSSYYELRGELEHLFGLEGQLEDPVRSGWQLVFVDRENDILLVGDDPWQEFVNSVGCIKILSQQEVQQMVRGGGEGLLSSAPGARMAQGNVCDGYSGGHDLQNLTGNMASVPPLDY; via the exons ATGGAGAGAAAGCTCTCCATGTCCGAGATGCCGCAGTCCCTCCCGGAAAACGATG GGGAACAAAGGTGTCTGAACTCGGAGCTATGGCATGCATGCGCTGGGCCCCTTGTGTCTCTGCCCGCGGTTGGGAGCCGGGTCATCTATTTTCCACAGGGCCATAGTGAGCAG GTTGCCGCATCAACTAATAAGGAGGTTGATTCTCAAATCCCTAATTATCCAAATCTTCCCCCTCAGCTGATCTGCCAGCTTCATAATGTCACCATGCAT GCCGATGCAGAGACTGATGAAGTTTATGCCCAAATGACACTGCAACCGTTGAGCCCG GAAGAGCAAAAGGAACCTTTTCTTCCAATCGAGTTGGGTGCTGCTAGCAAGCAGCCGACTAATTACTTCTGCAAGACTTTGACTGCAAGTGATACAAGTACACATGGCGGATTTTCTGTTCCTCGCCGGTCTGCTGAGAAAGTCTTCCCTCCATTG GATTTTTCTCTGCAGCCTCCATGCCAGGAGCTCATTGCAAAAGATCTGCATGATAATGAATGGAAATTTCGCCACATATTCCGTG GTCAGCCAAAAAGGCATCTCCTGACTACAGGTTGGAGTGTCTTTGTAAGTGCAAAGCGACTAGTAGCAGGGGATTCTGTTATTTTCATCTG GAATGATAATAACCAACTTCTCTTGGGGATTCGTCATGCAAATCGTCCTCAGACAATTATGCCGTCTTCTGTGCTGTCAAGCGACAGCATGCATATAGGCCTTCTTGCAGCAGCAGCTCATGCTGCGGCCACAAACAGTCGTTTCACTATTTTCTATAACCCCCG GGCTAGCCCTTCTGAGTTCATCATTCCACTGGCTAAGTATGTCAAATCTGTTTACCACACACGTGTGTCTGTTGGAATGCGGTTTAGAATGCTTTTTGAGACAGAGGAGTCAAGTGTCAGACG ATACATGGGTACAATCACAACCATAAGTGATCTTGACTCTGTGCGTTGGCCAAATTCACATTGGCGTTCTGTGAAG GTTGGTTGGGACGAGTCCACCGCTGGTGAGAAACAACCAAGAGTGTCACTCTGGGAGATTGAGCCATTGACAACCTTTCCAATGTATCCAACTGCTTTTCCTTTAAGACTGAAGCGTCCATGGGCTTCAGGGCTGCCTTCTATGCATGACATGTTCAATG GTGTCAAGAATGATGATTTTTCTCGTTATTCTTCTCTCATGTGGCTCGGAGATGGGGATAGAGGGGCTCAGTCGTTGAACTTCCAGGGAGTTGGAGCGTCACCTTGGCTTCAGCCAAAAATGGATTCTCCATTGCTGGGTCTTAAGCCAGACACATACCAGCAAATGGCTGCAGCAGCACTGGAGGAAATTAGAACTGGGGATCCTTCGAAACAGTCCTCGGCTCTCTTGCAATTCCAACAGACTCAGAATCCGAACGGTGGGTTGAATTCTGTGTATGCCAATCATGTTCTGCAGCAGATGCAGTATCAGGCTCAGCAGTCGTCTCTGCAAACTGTTCAGCACGGCCATAGTCAGTACAGTGGTAATCCTGGGTTTCTTCAAAGCCAGTTTCAGCAGCTGCATTTGCATAATCCTCCGGCACCATCGCAGCAAGGGCATCAGGTTATACAACAATCTCACCAGGAGATGCAACAGCAGCTTTCATCTGGTTGTCATCGTATTTCCGATGTAGACTCTAGCATGCCTGGTTCCGAGTCTGCTTCGCAGTCACAATCTTCATTCTACCAGCAGAACCTCTTAGAAGGAAACAATGATCCATCGTTGCATCTGCACAATGGTTTTCGTAACTTCTCTAGCCAAGATTCCTCAAACCTTGTTAGTTTGCCTCGAACTGACCAATTAATGGCGCCGGAGGGATGGCCTTCAAAGAGGTTGGCTGTGGAACCCCTTGGTCATATTGAATCTCGGTCTGTGCAACCCAAACATGAGAACGTAAATCACCAGAGTAATATGTCCCACTTTGCTGGCACCTTGGCCCCACAGTCAGCGAGAGACTCATCCAGCGTCCAGGCTTATGGTGCAAATGTTGACAACCAGTTTCTGTCATCATCATTTGCATTCCAGGACGGAATGGCAGGTGCAAGGGGTGGCAGCAGCAGCGGAACTGTTTCTATGGCCATACCTTTGTTGAGGTATAGTGGCGAAGATTTGCCACCCGCAGACACCTTAGCAACTTCCAGTTGTATAGGCGAATCGGGAACCTTCAACTCTCTTGATAATATGTGTGGTGTAAACCCATCACAAGATGGAACCTTTGTGAAG GTTTACAAATCAGGGTCCCCTGGAAGATCGCTCGACATCACCAAATTCAGCAGCTACTACGAGTTACGTGGTGAGCTGGAGCATCTATTTGGCCTCGAAGGCCAACTGGAGGACCCCGTAAGATCAGGCTGGCAGCTTGTATTCGTCGACCGAGAAAATGATATTCTTCTCGTCGGCGACGACCCATGGCA GGAGTTTGTGAATAGCGTAGGGTGCATCAAGATACTCTCGCAGCAGGAGGTGCAGCAGATggtccgcggcggcggcgagggccttCTGTCTTCTGCACCTGGAGCGAGGATGGCGCAGGGCAATGTCTGCGACGGTTATTCTGGGGGCCACGACCTGCAGAATCTCACCGGCAACATGGCCTCCGTACCGCCACTGGACTACTGA
- the LOC123119339 gene encoding auxin response factor 25 isoform X1, producing MERKLSMSEMPQSLPENDGEQRCLNSELWHACAGPLVSLPAVGSRVIYFPQGHSEQVAASTNKEVDSQIPNYPNLPPQLICQLHNVTMHADAETDEVYAQMTLQPLSPEEQKEPFLPIELGAASKQPTNYFCKTLTASDTSTHGGFSVPRRSAEKVFPPLDFSLQPPCQELIAKDLHDNEWKFRHIFRGQPKRHLLTTGWSVFVSAKRLVAGDSVIFIWNDNNQLLLGIRHANRPQTIMPSSVLSSDSMHIGLLAAAAHAAATNSRFTIFYNPRASPSEFIIPLAKYVKSVYHTRVSVGMRFRMLFETEESSVRRYMGTITTISDLDSVRWPNSHWRSVKVGWDESTAGEKQPRVSLWEIEPLTTFPMYPTAFPLRLKRPWASGLPSMHDMFNGRLINVTRIAVYVVLLLYNSTKCSFNQVLFCIICAGVKNDDFSRYSSLMWLGDGDRGAQSLNFQGVGASPWLQPKMDSPLLGLKPDTYQQMAAAALEEIRTGDPSKQSSALLQFQQTQNPNGGLNSVYANHVLQQMQYQAQQSSLQTVQHGHSQYSGNPGFLQSQFQQLHLHNPPAPSQQGHQVIQQSHQEMQQQLSSGCHRISDVDSSMPGSESASQSQSSFYQQNLLEGNNDPSLHLHNGFRNFSSQDSSNLVSLPRTDQLMAPEGWPSKRLAVEPLGHIESRSVQPKHENVNHQSNMSHFAGTLAPQSARDSSSVQAYGANVDNQFLSSSFAFQDGMAGARGGSSSGTVSMAIPLLRYSGEDLPPADTLATSSCIGESGTFNSLDNMCGVNPSQDGTFVKVYKSGSPGRSLDITKFSSYYELRGELEHLFGLEGQLEDPVRSGWQLVFVDRENDILLVGDDPWQEFVNSVGCIKILSQQEVQQMVRGGGEGLLSSAPGARMAQGNVCDGYSGGHDLQNLTGNMASVPPLDY from the exons ATGGAGAGAAAGCTCTCCATGTCCGAGATGCCGCAGTCCCTCCCGGAAAACGATG GGGAACAAAGGTGTCTGAACTCGGAGCTATGGCATGCATGCGCTGGGCCCCTTGTGTCTCTGCCCGCGGTTGGGAGCCGGGTCATCTATTTTCCACAGGGCCATAGTGAGCAG GTTGCCGCATCAACTAATAAGGAGGTTGATTCTCAAATCCCTAATTATCCAAATCTTCCCCCTCAGCTGATCTGCCAGCTTCATAATGTCACCATGCAT GCCGATGCAGAGACTGATGAAGTTTATGCCCAAATGACACTGCAACCGTTGAGCCCG GAAGAGCAAAAGGAACCTTTTCTTCCAATCGAGTTGGGTGCTGCTAGCAAGCAGCCGACTAATTACTTCTGCAAGACTTTGACTGCAAGTGATACAAGTACACATGGCGGATTTTCTGTTCCTCGCCGGTCTGCTGAGAAAGTCTTCCCTCCATTG GATTTTTCTCTGCAGCCTCCATGCCAGGAGCTCATTGCAAAAGATCTGCATGATAATGAATGGAAATTTCGCCACATATTCCGTG GTCAGCCAAAAAGGCATCTCCTGACTACAGGTTGGAGTGTCTTTGTAAGTGCAAAGCGACTAGTAGCAGGGGATTCTGTTATTTTCATCTG GAATGATAATAACCAACTTCTCTTGGGGATTCGTCATGCAAATCGTCCTCAGACAATTATGCCGTCTTCTGTGCTGTCAAGCGACAGCATGCATATAGGCCTTCTTGCAGCAGCAGCTCATGCTGCGGCCACAAACAGTCGTTTCACTATTTTCTATAACCCCCG GGCTAGCCCTTCTGAGTTCATCATTCCACTGGCTAAGTATGTCAAATCTGTTTACCACACACGTGTGTCTGTTGGAATGCGGTTTAGAATGCTTTTTGAGACAGAGGAGTCAAGTGTCAGACG ATACATGGGTACAATCACAACCATAAGTGATCTTGACTCTGTGCGTTGGCCAAATTCACATTGGCGTTCTGTGAAG GTTGGTTGGGACGAGTCCACCGCTGGTGAGAAACAACCAAGAGTGTCACTCTGGGAGATTGAGCCATTGACAACCTTTCCAATGTATCCAACTGCTTTTCCTTTAAGACTGAAGCGTCCATGGGCTTCAGGGCTGCCTTCTATGCATGACATGTTCAATGGTAGGCTGATCAATGTGACAAGAATAGCAGTATACGTGGTTCTGCTTTTATACAATTCAACCAAGTGTTCTTTTAATCAAGTTTTGTTCTGTATCATATGCGCAGGTGTCAAGAATGATGATTTTTCTCGTTATTCTTCTCTCATGTGGCTCGGAGATGGGGATAGAGGGGCTCAGTCGTTGAACTTCCAGGGAGTTGGAGCGTCACCTTGGCTTCAGCCAAAAATGGATTCTCCATTGCTGGGTCTTAAGCCAGACACATACCAGCAAATGGCTGCAGCAGCACTGGAGGAAATTAGAACTGGGGATCCTTCGAAACAGTCCTCGGCTCTCTTGCAATTCCAACAGACTCAGAATCCGAACGGTGGGTTGAATTCTGTGTATGCCAATCATGTTCTGCAGCAGATGCAGTATCAGGCTCAGCAGTCGTCTCTGCAAACTGTTCAGCACGGCCATAGTCAGTACAGTGGTAATCCTGGGTTTCTTCAAAGCCAGTTTCAGCAGCTGCATTTGCATAATCCTCCGGCACCATCGCAGCAAGGGCATCAGGTTATACAACAATCTCACCAGGAGATGCAACAGCAGCTTTCATCTGGTTGTCATCGTATTTCCGATGTAGACTCTAGCATGCCTGGTTCCGAGTCTGCTTCGCAGTCACAATCTTCATTCTACCAGCAGAACCTCTTAGAAGGAAACAATGATCCATCGTTGCATCTGCACAATGGTTTTCGTAACTTCTCTAGCCAAGATTCCTCAAACCTTGTTAGTTTGCCTCGAACTGACCAATTAATGGCGCCGGAGGGATGGCCTTCAAAGAGGTTGGCTGTGGAACCCCTTGGTCATATTGAATCTCGGTCTGTGCAACCCAAACATGAGAACGTAAATCACCAGAGTAATATGTCCCACTTTGCTGGCACCTTGGCCCCACAGTCAGCGAGAGACTCATCCAGCGTCCAGGCTTATGGTGCAAATGTTGACAACCAGTTTCTGTCATCATCATTTGCATTCCAGGACGGAATGGCAGGTGCAAGGGGTGGCAGCAGCAGCGGAACTGTTTCTATGGCCATACCTTTGTTGAGGTATAGTGGCGAAGATTTGCCACCCGCAGACACCTTAGCAACTTCCAGTTGTATAGGCGAATCGGGAACCTTCAACTCTCTTGATAATATGTGTGGTGTAAACCCATCACAAGATGGAACCTTTGTGAAG GTTTACAAATCAGGGTCCCCTGGAAGATCGCTCGACATCACCAAATTCAGCAGCTACTACGAGTTACGTGGTGAGCTGGAGCATCTATTTGGCCTCGAAGGCCAACTGGAGGACCCCGTAAGATCAGGCTGGCAGCTTGTATTCGTCGACCGAGAAAATGATATTCTTCTCGTCGGCGACGACCCATGGCA GGAGTTTGTGAATAGCGTAGGGTGCATCAAGATACTCTCGCAGCAGGAGGTGCAGCAGATggtccgcggcggcggcgagggccttCTGTCTTCTGCACCTGGAGCGAGGATGGCGCAGGGCAATGTCTGCGACGGTTATTCTGGGGGCCACGACCTGCAGAATCTCACCGGCAACATGGCCTCCGTACCGCCACTGGACTACTGA